Within Micromonas commoda chromosome 9, complete sequence, the genomic segment ggaagcgcgcgggggtgtcggtcacggcgacgtcgaggaggttcgTTGACCCCGCAATTGCGTCGGCTCTTTATTCCCCCCCTTCGTTCCGGTCGGACGGGTCACGAGAAGATCCTCCCTACGCCCCCGCACCCGCCCCGCCTGACGTCCAGACCCCGAACCGACGCCGCAGGACGAGAGCCTGAAGCTCGCGCGGATGCTTCAGGAGCAAGAGCGCGCCTACTACATGCTTCAGCACCGGCTCAACACCCCGACCGCCGGGCGTCACCCCGAAGATGTCCGAGGCCTAGAGGAGGACACCCAGTACAGATTTGatcaaggcggcgacgacgacgaagtcgtcggcgacggcgtcgcggaggacgacgacgccgagacccctcccgcggcgatcccggccgcgggcgccgacgaggacgagtccattcgcctcgcgcgcgagctcatggccgaggagcagcgcgtgTTTCAGGCGCGCATGCTCGAGTGGGCGGGCATGTCGGTGAATCCAgacaccggcgacgtcgacgaagacgatgcgggcgtggacgtggaggcgATGACGTACGAGGAACTGACCGCGCTCGGGGAACAGATCGGGACGCAGTCGAAGGGActcgcgcccgaggtgaTCGACGCGCTGCCCGTGCGCCGGTACACATGCGCCGGAACGGcacccgggcgcgaggaggagaagtgCATGATTTGCCTGTCGGAGTttgaggagggcgacgaggcggcgcgcgtgcccAAGTGCGGGCACGAGTATCACCGAGGGTGCCTGACGCCGTGGCTCGGCGACAACAAGTGCTGCCCGATATGCAAGACGGAGATTGACGCGGGGGAGGTGCTGAAAGGGGCGGAGggtgcgagcggcgcgtgaggggcgcgtcgcgaccgacgGGGAAGCAAACGTGGCACGTTCGGCTCCCCGTTTTCATTTATCGATAGACTATCATATCGAGCCGCGAGCTCTGCGTTTTCGGCGACTTGAGCTAACACGTGTCACTCgaaccgcgcccgcgcgcctcgtccgtccACGCGCCCCCCCATTCTCGCTCAGAGtttgagcgcgagcgggtggTCGGGCCTGAGCACGATTCGGCATTCCTCCTTCGGATCCCAAACCGTCGCGATCACCCCGCCTTTACCCGGCTTGTCCTGCGGCGTCATCCCGCACAAACCCAACACCACCCTACCGCACTCGCCCCCCTCGCGGTCCAGCACCTCCGCCAACGACTTGGCCTTCTTCCCGATGAGCTGAGCcctgacccgcgcgccgcgatgatcgccgagggtgacgaACGCCATGTCGTACGATCGACCCGTCTTTGGATTTTGCAACCGACGCGTACCCCTAATCGGTTCgcgcgccaccaccgcgccaATCACCGAGACCTTTCCCGGGGGTTTATCCCTCGCGAGCGTGGGAAGGGCGGAGAAGCTAaccggctcgccgccgtcccccggCCACGCCGTGCGAAGCGTCTCGATCGCCCGGCTGTTATTATTATACGCCtgggacgcgtcgacgttgcTAAGCGGGGTTCCCCGCGCCGGTTCGTATTCCCCGCCGGTTCGTGTGCCCCCGCCCGTGATCGGGAACGTGCCCATCGACTCTTCGCACGCGGTCCAcagctccgtcgccgcggacgccagctgtgtcctCGCGtgtctcgcgcccgcggcgtcgccgaggccgccgcggaggacgggcACCGCGACGGTTCGTATCCGCCGGGCGTTACCGAGCGttacgcgcgcgagcgacgcgaggaaacgaatcgccgcggcggcggcgtcgacgtccttgCCCACGGGCGCGTCCGAGACGTTGTGCGTGACGTTGTGATGACGCGAGTAGCCGCCGGAGGTGCCGACAAAAAAACCACCCGgaccacccgcgcccgggccaccacctcgcgcgtcgatggacgaATCGAAGGAATCGCCCCCGGGCGccaacgacggcgcccgAAACGtccgcatcgcgcgctccatcgcgcctcccaacgcgggcggctgaccaaccgccgcgcgcaacgCCTggttcgcctcggcggcgtccgacgcTTCGAACCAACGCCGGTGCGACACGCcgagcctcgacgcgtcctcgcctgaagccgccagcgcggcgtcgagcgcgcgcctcgcagCTGCAGCGCCCCTGTGCCCGCACGAGGCGaccacctccgcgagcgccgcgcgttggCACGCGTCGAGCAGCACCCTAACGCACTCCGCGAGGGTGTCGTCGCCGATGGAGTACTCCGGCGAGTCGAGCATCGCTCGGAGGTGCTCTTTACCGGCGGCGCACtccacccgcgcgtctcttaacgccgccagcgcgggagccgcggcgacgatcgcggagAGGAGCTCGTACAGCGCCGCCCTGACGCACGGCGGGACGCACTCGTGCTCCCTCGGGGCGGACTTGGCgggatccggcggcggcggcggcggcgtgcacgcGTCCACGAAGGAACCAGCGAGAAGCGGCAAGATTTCCCGAGCGAAATCGTCGCACTCGCCCGCTCTGTCCTTTgcgcgaaggagctcggcgagggcgttcagcgcgccgcacgccgcggcggtagcgccggggacgggccTGCACGCGTTCCcgtgcctcgcgcgggtcagcgcgcggcggacaaaggcggcgacggcgaacctacgcagccgcgtccctcccggACCGCAGCTGGCCATCCCGGACCACGCCGCGTTTGCGGCgtttgcggcggcggctcgagtGGGCTCCCTCGGCGGACCCCGCTCCCACGCGGCGTGCACCAgcgacgccagcgcgcgaACCAGGCTCGGGTCGTTAAAGTCGAACAGGTAGGAGGACGGGGCTCgggtcgcgggttcgattcccggCGCGGCCAacgacgcgaaggcgtcTGCGAgccacgcgtcggcgcgagccagTCGGTTCGCCGCTCTTCGCAaagacgcgtgcgcggcgtcggctcggAAGGACCCGGCGAATGCGgactgcgcggcggccgtctTGTggacgctcgtcgcggcggtgtgcgcggcggacgcgtggcagtggcgctcggcgacccggcgcagcgtcgcgacgagcctcGTGGGATACTCGGCGAAAATCGCTCCCGAATGATTCGCGGCTGCCGAACTCGACGCTGAAGTCGTGAAGGGCAGCCGGTGCatcgcctcgggcgcgaccctcgccgcggcgacgcacacCCCCGCCACCGCATCCGCCCACGCAACCTGCGCGGGCGTCCCGGCCAcctcccccccgcgcgcggccgcgatgTCCAGCACTCCGTTCGCCGACGctacgacggcggcggcgacatccgACGCGCATCGCTCCTTAACTCCCGCGTATGCCGAGCGGACCCActccgttcgcgtcgccagcgaggcgccgcgcgggtgcgccgcgtcgcgcgccgcgttcgcgttcgaGCCATCGAGCGCTGGAGCGAGCTTCGGGTgcgcgcggatggcgcgCGTGAGcctggcgcgcgctcggccgaggcccctcgcgtccgcgcctcccgtTTCGTCCAAGCCTCCGTCGTGAACGTCGTCCGAATCGTCCATCTGTCCCTTTCGCCCGCGGCCGGAagaacccgcggcgggatccagcgcggcgtgcgtccACAGCTTGAGCAAGGGCgcgcccacccccgcgcccagcaccggcgacgcgtccctgAGCCTGCTGTACAgccgcagcgcgagcgccctgtgcggcgccctcgctcgGGTCCAAAAATCAAAAGGCGAAAACGGCGCCaccagctcgcgctccgcgacgccccacGACCACGACCTGAGGCGcagcatcgcgcccgcgctccgcgcggcggtttcgATGACCCCGCGGGCGCATCCGCTGCCGGTTCCGCTCGCGTCCAGCCGTTTCAGGATCGGgtcgacccccgcggcgggcgagcggcgagccgGGTGGTCCGCCTCGAGTAAAAATCGCAGCGCCGGCCACGCGTGGTCGCGgagggcctcggcgacggctctggcctcggcgacggacccctcggcaccctccgcgcaacccgcggcgcgcctcgcgaccgtcgcggcggcggcgacgaggcgcagcgCCCTTCGCCTGAGCTTGGTCCGAAAGGGAAACCTCGGGTGAAGAAACGCCGCAGTCGTCGGCGATatcaacgcggcgacgccgggcgccaCGACAAATGGAAGAGCGCCACGTGTTACTCCTCcattcgtcgccgcctccgcgacggggtcTCGGgactcgggcgcgtcgccgtcgtcgtcgtcgccgccgccgctcgcggatGACACGTGTCGCCTGAGCGCGTTGAGCGCGTGGAGGAGTAACACGTGGCACTCCTCCATTCGCTCGAGCAGGAAATCCgaatcggcggcggccggtcCCTCCGTTtggtcctcggcgacgccgcccgtcgtTGACGCGTTTCCTGAAACGGCTCGTGCGAGCGCCGTTTCGAGCTCAGGGGTCagcggtggaggcggggaaggcgcgtcgtcgtcgtcgtgaagGAGCACGTCACCGCCAGCGTGCCCGCTCGCCCGCCACCTCGCGTGTTCGCGAAGTAAACAAAACTCCtgcccgaggacggcgaggacggtgaccgcgctcgtcgtcaccgcgcccaccACAGACGCGCTCCATCCCTCCAACTGCGAATCCATCCCCGTAACGGCCGTCCCGATGCgaaacgccgcggcggaggcgtgtTCCACGACGcgaagcgccgcgcggagcgtcgccgcccgggtgGTGACTGGTCGACGTCgaaacgcgacggcgccgtcgccgccgacgagacgAGCCAACGCGCtaaccgtcgcgtcgccgagaacTCTGAGCCGTtcacgccgcgtcgcgtcttCGTCAGAGCCAGAGGAGTCCCCGCTCGGGTTCGACCCCTCGACCCCGCGGTTTTCCACTCGTCCAGAGGCGAAttctcccgcggcgtcgcgccaccgcctcgcgacgaagacggccaacgcggcgcacgcggcgagctctTTTTCGGctgccagctgtgtcgctcgcgccgcgtcggatccgccgccgccggctacgtcgtcgcccgccgactgctccgccgcctcgaccgcgtcgttcgcgcgagCCGTCCAAtgcgcgaggtcggcggcATCGGGCGCGGTTCCGAGACGtcggtcgtaacggtcgtacCGGTCAACGGCTTCtcggagcgtcgccgccgcgacgcagccgcgtccgccggaTGCGTTTCCTGAcccgtccatctccgcggcgagacgcatcgcggccatctccgcggcgtcgcgtcgcgccgcgcgctccgcggccgttacgaccgttacCGGCTTCGCCTTGCGTCTCCTGCGCCTTACCCGAACGGTCCGCCTTGATCGATCCGCCCGCCCCTcttcgcgatcgtcgtcgtcgtcgtcgtcgtcccccgcgggcggccggtgactcgccgcgtcgtcggcagcGACACGCGGGCGCTTCGCGACGGGGGGGCGGTGGCGATGCgaccctcctccgccgccgcgtccgccgttcGCTTCGGCCCGGTCccgctccccgtcgtcgtccaatcGTCGTTCGTGGAATCTTTCGTCATCCCTCCCCGAACATCCGTCGGCCGTTTGCGGCGGATCAATctccgccaacgccgcgcgatgcgacgccgcggtcgacgccgacgtcgtccccgccgggacgcggcggcgacgcgggggggacgcggggggcgtcgtatcgtccgcctccgcccgggTGAGGTCGACGGGGCCGTTTTCGACGTTTTCGACGTTTTCAGCCCCGGCGTTTTCGGCGATTTCAACCTCGACGTCCGTCTCGtagtcctcctcgccgtcgctggaGTCCAGGTCGGAGCCcgacgagtcgtcgtcgtcgatcagGACGACGGGCGAAGGCGCCGAACGATTGGACGcgtcggatccgccgccggccgcgtgttcgcccccgcgacgaagaTCTTGTAACACAGCTGTAACACCGTCcccgtcaccgtcaccgtccGCGGTTAGACCCAAGGCGAGAActcgcgcgagcctcgacgcCACGCGAGCCCTCATCGCGGACGTTCTCGACTTGCGCTCGTGACGCGCCAAGTttcggcgcgaggcggcgccggcggggttcgaaccctcaacctccgcgtccagctcCTTTTCCAGCCCCaacgctcggcgccggcgtcgaaactgctcgcgctgcgcgaggggCAGGTCGAGTATCGGCggtgcgtcggcgccggcgacgatgcgcgtGGTGATGAGGTAGTGCGCCACGCTCTGCCACCCGTGCTCGATGGCCTCGTGCGTGAGCTGCTGCGTGGGGAACAGCCCGCGCTTAGCTCGGAGGCAGTTGGCTCCCGAGCAGTTGCAGATGTCGCGGCACACCGGGCACCGCCACTCGgcatccgcgagcgcctcgtcgatgttTTCGCCCATGCGCATCTCCAGGCACCACCCGcaccacgcgccgcggcctctgccccccggcggcgtcttgcgccaccgcgcgcactGACACGAAGTCTTGACGTCGGCGGTTTTTTGCCTGCAAAAGTGGCACGACGTGCACTCGGTGCACCCGGGGGGGTGAACGTCTTTGCACCACACCTTGCCCCCCCGCCCGTCCCTGCCCcacggacgccgacggccgtAGAGGCGATCGTAATGCTCGGCGGTGTAGTACTCCTGAgcgccgtgctcgcgctcctgcgcctctctgagccgcgcgagctcggggcCGATCTTGCCCGCGTTGATCCCGGTCACcacgcgcggggctcggcgcccgcggtcgtcgccgcggtcgcccgcggacgcggcgccggcggcggcggatgatgCGGGCGCGGATGCGTCGCCCGTGCCGAGgacatcgtcgacgtcgccgcagaggatcgcgcgttcctcctcgtccacctccgcccgcgtcgtcgacctgggcacccccgcgtcgtcctcggtcGCGTCGAGATTCGAtgcgggcgccgtcgccgcggccgtcctccgcgcgtcggccAGGACCGCGGCTCGgagctccgcgtcctcgaggtcgctcgcgtcgtcctcggacgcgtcggattCGGACGAGTCCAGGTCGGAGCCCATAtcggggcgccggggcgccaTGGTGACTGATGATCCCGTGTGCCCAGGTTTGAAATCGGACATCTTTGACGCAAAATGCGAAATGGGAATGCGACGCGTGAAATGCTCATAGAAAGAGATCGATCATTCGAACAGGAGTTTGTGAGACATCCAACGGCAATTACGCACAAACGGCAAACGGTTCTGCGACACGGATTTCGACGAGATCTCTCCCCGCTGCGTTCCGTGCCGAGACCGTCATTCACGTGacgcgcgccctccccgcggccgcgcgtgCCCTCACCGGTCGGTCCTCCGAGACCATGTCGGCCTTCACGATCACCTCAACCTCCgtggcgtcctccgcggcgtcctccgtccgcgccgcgcgtcgcagggcgctcggcgcgcgcggcgtcggcatgggcggaggcgtcgcggcgaagggtcgccgcgctgcggtGTTCtgctgcgccgcgtcgctggtGAAGGACGACGGGCGGCCGGTCATCATCATCGACAACTACGACAGCTTCACGTACAACCTCTCCCAGGTacgcgcgttggcgacgaaGGAGCCGATCGTcccgccctcgagctcgcgcgcccccgcgacgcttccgccctcgcccgaaCCCTACGGCGATCCAATCGACCTCCTATCCACTTCCGACTTTTTgtcgcccgacgcgatcgacgctgACCCCGCGTTCCCCCCGGACCCTCCGTTCGACAGTacctcggcgacctcgggCAGGACCACGTCGTGTTCAAGAACGACGAGAAGACCGTGGAGGAGATCCGCGCCATGAACCCCAAGGGCATCATGGTCTCCCCCGGACCGGGGCGGCCGGAGGACAGCGGCATCTCGCTCGAGGCGTGCGAGAAACTCGGTCCAGAGTTTGGAGTCTTCGGCGTGTGCATGGGTCACCAGTGCATCGGGCAGGTTTTCGGCGGCACCATCGTCAGGGCGCCGTGCGGTCTGATGCACGGCAAATCGTCCCCGGTGTGGCAcaccgaggacgcggcgacgatgctcGCCGGGCTCCCGTCGCCCTTCCAGGCGGCGCGGTATCACTCCCTCGTCATCTCGAGAGACGACTTCCCGGATGACGAGCTGGAGGTCACCGCGTGGACGGAGGACGAGACGATCATGGCGGTGCGGCACAGGCGGTACCCGAAGATCCAGGGCGTGCAGTTTCACCCGGAGAGCATCATCACCGAGAACGGGCTGACGATCATTCGGAACTGGGTGGCGCTCATCAACGCGTGACGTGTTGGTGTGGGCGGTTATGTAATTCATCTAATCATTCTTTTGGCGATCGAACCGCGACCCACaactcctcgcgcgcgccgtcgtcggagagagatgctcctccttcgcgcggTATCatccgcgatcgcgtcgtcgtcgtcgatggcgtggcgtcgcgccgcgtccgtgcgcccgcgccgcgtcgcgacgtcgtcctcgacgacgtcgtcgatcgcgcgagggacccggagaaggatggcgacgtcggccgccgcggtgaaccaCCCGGGGCAGGTCAAGGTGGCGCACATCCTTGTCGAGCCGAAGGACGAACCCCTGCTCGACGAACTCGGCGAGcagatcgcggcgggcgtcgcgacgttcgcggaactcgcggcgacgcactcCAAGTGCCCCAGCGGGAAacagggcggcgcgctcgggtgGATCTCCCGGGGACAGACCGTGGGGGAgttcgaacgcgccgcgttcaccaCGCCGGTCGGAGGCACCTCGAaagcgacgacgtccttcgGCGTGCACCTCAtcgaggtgctcgacgcgcgcgcgaacgccccgACGATCGTGGACGTGTCCATCCAAGACCTCCAGGAAGTTCTCGAgggcgacctcgacgaggtcaACCTCATCGACGTCAGGGAACAGAACGAGTGGGACGCCGCTCGCATCGAGGCGTTCACCCTGAGGCCGCTGTCCACGATGCAGCAGTGGTCGCCGCGATTGTTGGACGACTTCGACCCGGCCAAGCCCACGTACGTCATatgcgccgcgggggttcggtccgcgcgagcggcggcggcgctcacggaCCTGGGATTCGACGACGTTCGAAACGTGAGCGGGGGAATGTACGCCTACGGGGGGCCCAACCTCGTGACCGGGAAGTGACGATAACGAGGCGAAGGATGgggcgagcgacgggcgagcggcgggcgtcgcgttcctTAGACGGCTGGCTTCGAATATGATAAAAAGAGTTTACCTACGGGGGTTGGGGGTTGCTGACGAGGGTCGTTCGCGTCTCTCCAGTCACGTCTTCGCGCCGTAGCCGGGCGGGGCCTGGTCGGACTTGGAGAGCAGGCACTCGTGGAAGATCTCGAAGTTGTACACGTACCGACCGTCCACGTGCTTCGCCATGATGCATATGGGGTTACCGTTCAGGTGCCTGTCCAGCCGCAGCTTCACGATGCCGATGTCCAGACAGTACTCGTCGAAGAGCAGCACCGACTGGAAGTAATCGAAGGTGTACACGTCCGAGGTGTTGTACCAGtactccgccgcggtgtccgGGTTACCCAGCGtcctcgaccgcctcgagACGGAGTAGCTCTCTCCTCCGAACATCCGCCCGTtatcctcggcgacgtcggtcagcgggtccgccgccgcatcctcgGTCTCGTCAATCGCCAGGGTGGTCACCGTGCCCCCGAGCAGCGCCATGTAGTACGGCTCGTCGCACAGCAAGTCGATCTCGAGCCCCGGGGTGAGCGCCTGGAAAAACTTGCATCCGGCTTTTATGAGGTAGTGCGGGGGAACGTCCTGGAATGGTTTGCCGAACTCGCCCCCGGTCTGTATCTCGCTCGCCCTCACGCGCTCCTTGAACCGGCCCTGCACCAGCACCTGAAACGTGCACCGCTTCTGCGTCTTGAAGAAGTCCTCCTTCGtcttgaccgccgccgggttcgccgggCACCCGATGCCCTTGAACCGGCACACGATCTTCCCCACGAAGAGCTCCGACTCAAAATTCATCCACGTCTCGGTGTTCACGGGACAGCACGTGTCaaccggcgacggcaccttcgacggcgccttcgaccccgcgccgcccccacCCCCGGCGTCTCCCCGGCCGCCGTTTGCATCCCAGTCGGTGGACTCGaacaccgtcgcggcgccgttcgcgacgctctccagctcctcccgcacgcgctcgtcctctTCGAGCTCTCTCAGCGTCTTAACCTTGGTGGTGAGATCCGGTCCCCAACGCGTGGCCCACCCACCCAGCGCCCTCTGCTTATCCGCCCTCGGGTTGAACCGGACGAACACGGGCCTGTGCGGCCACGTCGAAGGGTGCGGCAACACTCTGCGCTTGACGGCTTTGTCCTTTCCGAAGTCGTCCGATTTCCCGCCagacgcggctcgcgcctcTCGGCGAAGTCGCTCGAGCTCTAaacgctcctcctcctccctcgcgatgAGACCCTGCCACCGGAGtatcgcgcgcatcgccacGCGCAGGGGCACCATGACGTGCCTGTTGACCTGTCGGTACAGCACCGCTCGCTTCCGCTTATCCGCGCGAAGTTTCCGATCCCTCAGTCGCTCAGCCTCCCTCCACTTGGACGGCGAgtcgtcggacgcgtcgcgggcggggtgcGAGCCGACGggtctcgtcgccggcgcgcccttCCCGGggctcgaacccgcgaccgTCGGGttcccctcgtcgtcgctcaccggtccgtcctcctccgactcgtcgtccgaaTCGTCGACGTAGGTCTTGTGCACGTCCCTGGCGcccacgacgtccgcgagcgcgagcagcgcgaacCGAACGTACGCCGGGGAGACGTGCCCGACGCGGTGCATGGCGACCAAGTCCTCCGTCGGCAAAAACACGCTCCACcagagcgtcgcgacgaccgcgaagGTGGTCCACGCgggcaccgcgagcgccgcggagagcgccacggagccgaggagggcgatcAGGCAACCGACGATGAAGTGCGCCCACCGGTAGAggaccctcgcgcgacgcccgcacgcgtccacgacgggcGAGAGCACGCCGAGCGTGATGCCCACGATCAGCTCCAGCGCGctgaacgcgccgcgcaaggcggccaccgccgggtctcccatcgccgacgcgcctcgacgagtgTGCTCCGAAAATGCACCGCGCCAAAACTGGAGCCCGCCAAAATCACAGTACCAGTACCCTCCCTCACCAGTCGGGACGCTGGTCGTCAGAGCAGGAGGCGCCCAGCTAGGCGACCGGCCATGGAGGAGTTCCTCGAGGACATCGGGCTGGAGAGGTACGCGCCGCGGTTCGCCGAGAACGACGTTCACGCGATCGAGGACCTTCCGACCAAGCCGTCGAAGCTCGAGACGGTTCTCGACATCGTGGGCATCACGGGCAACCCCGGGCACCTGAAGAAGTTCAGGGCTGCGCTCAAGGATGCGCGGgccaacggcggcggagggtccGCCAAACGCGGGAGGGATGACGACGGGGAAatgtcgcgcgcgatgaccggcgcgccgccgcccgcgggcgcgaacgaccccgcggcggcgatcaaagccgcgatggcggaggcaaaggcgaggggcggcggcatcaTCGGCGGGTCCGCGAAGACCCAGGCGGGCGCCATCACCGCCACGGGGATGGCCGCGCTCCCGGTCGGTGACACCCCGGACTCCGTGCGCACCGTGGAGGACTCCATCGCtgcggcgacgaacgacaTCGAAGCCgccagcgacgacgaagtcctccgcgtcctcgagtTGTACAAATCGCAAGATTTCCTATCCCTCCTCGGCTTGCCCGGCGTGTGGGTGGACGCGTACGGACAGGCGACGTGGGATAAGCACCCCGCGATGTCAACCGGCACGGTCGCGCTCAAGGCTAAGCTCATGGCGCTGAGACTCGAACCATCGCGGTGCCAccacccgctcgcgtccgaggcgtACGAgtgcgcgctcgacgccgctaGGGCGCTGCAGGGGAAGGATTCCCGAAGGAAGATCTTGACGCTCGCCGTGCAGAGGCGAATCGAGGACATGCGAAAAAAGGGGGAAGGCGACGTGGAGGGCGGGTACGTGAGCATGACGGGGGTACActacgccgcgggcgccgcggcgtccgcggtggccaactacaggggcgaggacgagggcgctCACGGCCCCGCGCTCaatcccgccgcgggcggcggcggcggcggcggcggggtcagGATCaagccgagcgccgcggcgatggcggcggggggcgcgtcggtggaCGGGAcacacggcggcgcggcgtccgtcgcgtcggtgcccGGGGAGATgcggccgcgcggggagggcgaggcgcgcgtcaAGGTGGACCTGGGCGGGATCCGCGACAAGCTCAAGGCTGCGAAGAAGCGACCGAAGTTTAtgtgacggcgacgggcgggcgtcgaggttgtCGGCGCGAGGTTGGACGCCGGCCGCGAAGGAAACGGGCGTATGGGGGCGGGACGACGGAGTTGaggtcgcgttcgtcgtcgtcgttggagAGGGGGGGGTGGGACGGCGGAGGGATGAGACGCGTCGATGCGTTTCGTTCTTCTCGAAACGTTAAAAGTCCTTCGAGACGTTAAAAGTCGACTCCTCGTCACGACCCGGCCTGGAGCTTCTCGAGGATCGCGTCCATGCGATGCTTCATCACCGgttgcccccgccgcgtcttcTTCCTGAACTTATCCCTGCCCTCGTTCCGCTTCTCGAAGAACCTCTTGCGCtgggcgtcctcctccgcccacTTCGCGCGCAGCACCTTCATCtcggccttcttctcctcccgCTCCTTGTCAGCCTTGATTTTGGCCGCGACGGTCTTGTTCCAACCCTTGCCGCCCTTCACGCCcttggcgccctcgccgagttTCCCCTTTCGTCGATGGCCGTCCACGATGTTTCccgcgaactcgtcgtcgtcggatccgtccccgtcctcgccgtcgccgttcgcctCCATCCGTCGAAGCATTCGCTTCACGTCGTCGGATGgctcgccagctgtgtcgtcgt encodes:
- a CDS encoding predicted protein, whose product is MGDPAVAALRGAFSALELIVGITLGVLSPVVDACGRRARVLYRWAHFIVGCLIALLGSVALSAALAVPAWTTFAVVATLWWSVFLPTEDLVAMHRVGHVSPAYVRFALLALADVVGARDVHKTYVDDSDDESEEDGPVSDDEGNPTVAGSSPGKGAPATRPVGSHPARDASDDSPSKWREAERLRDRKLRADKRKRAVLYRQVNRHVMVPLRVAMRAILRWQGLIAREEEERLELERLRREARAASGGKSDDFGKDKAVKRRVLPHPSTWPHRPVFVRFNPRADKQRALGGWATRWGPDLTTKVKTLRELEEDERVREELESVANGAATVFESTDWDANGGRGDAGGGGGAGSKAPSKVPSPVDTCCPVNTETWMNFESELFVGKIVCRFKGIGCPANPAAVKTKEDFFKTQKRCTFQVLVQGRFKERVRASEIQTGGEFGKPFQDVPPHYLIKAGCKFFQALTPGLEIDLLCDEPYYMALLGGTVTTLAIDETEDAAADPLTDVAEDNGRMFGGESYSVSRRSRTLGNPDTAAEYWYNTSDVYTFDYFQSVLLFDEYCLDIGIVKLRLDRHLNGNPICIMAKHVDGRYVYNFEIFHECLLSKSDQAPPGYGAKT
- a CDS encoding predicted protein encodes the protein MEEFLEDIGLERYAPRFAENDVHAIEDLPTKPSKLETVLDIVGITGNPGHLKKFRAALKDARANGGGGSAKRGRDDDGEMSRAMTGAPPPAGANDPAAAIKAAMAEAKARGGGIIGGSAKTQAGAITATGMAALPVGDTPDSVRTVEDSIAAATNDIEAASDDEVLRVLELYKSQDFLSLLGLPGVWVDAYGQATWDKHPAMSTGTVALKAKLMALRLEPSRCHHPLASEAYECALDAARALQGKDSRRKILTLAVQRRIEDMRKKGEGDVEGGYVSMTGVHYAAGAAASAVANYRGEDEGAHGPALNPAAGGGGGGGGVRIKPSAAAMAAGGASVDGTHGGAASVASVPGEMRPRGEGEARVKVDLGGIRDKLKAAKKRPKFM
- a CDS encoding peptidyl-prolyl cis-trans isomerase, producing the protein QVKVAHILVEPKDEPLLDELGEQIAAGVATFAELAATHSKCPSGKQGGALGWISRGQTVGEFERAAFTTPVGGTSKATTSFGVHLIEVLDARANAPTIVDVSIQDLQEVLEGDLDEVNLIDVREQNEWDAARIEAFTLRPLSTMQQWSPRLLDDFDPAKPTYVICAAGVRSARAAAALTDLGFDDVRNVSGGMYAY